The Streptococcus iniae genome contains the following window.
TTTATCAAAATGGTCTTAACCTCAAGGCTAAGGATTACGCATTGCATTTGCAAAAATGGGATGCCTTTAGTGTGACAATGGCTCACTTACATGAGGAATATGATCTTTTGCTAACAGCAACAACTACTCAAGTAGCACCAAAACATGGTCAACTCGATCCAGATGCTCATTTGATGGCGAAACTATCACTTGCTGAAGAAGCATCAAAAGAAGAGCAAACTGCTCTGATTTATGACATGTTTGACAAAGGTTTAGCAGTCAATCCATATACCCCCTTGGCTAATTTAACAGGTCAGCCAGCCATAAGCCTTCCAACACATGTGACAAAAGAAGGTCTCCCACTTGGGATTCAATTACTTGTTGCCAAAGGTAGAGAAGACTTGCTTTTAGCAGTAGCTGAGCAGTTTGAAAGTGCTCAACAATTTAAGACTTTTTAAATGTTATAAAACAGGAAATCTATTATAGTATAGGTTTCTTTTTTTGGTAAGCATTCTCATAGGTGATTTTTAGAGTCTAGTGTTATACTATTTCTAGCTTCATTAGAGAGCTTTCTAATGCCTTGCTCATTTTTGAGCTTTTTTATTGGAGTTATGTCGTAAGGTTACTTATTAAGTAACCCTTGATTTCAAACCTTCAGAGATGCTATTAGCTACTCTGATAAATATATTATATAAAGAAAAGGAATGTCACAATGTTTAAAAAATTAACATTAGTTTTTACCTTATTTGCTAGTTTGCTCTTTTTAGCTGCTTGTTCCTCTAACAAAGATAACACGTCTAAAGCTCAATGGGATGCTATCCAGAAAAAAGGCGAGATCAAAGTTGCAACATCTGGAACACTCTATCCTCAATCATTTCATGATAAAAAAAGCAATGATTTGACTGGATATGATGTTGAAATCATCAAAGAAGTTGGAAAACGCCTTGGTTTGAAGATTTCCTTCACAGAAATGGGTGTTGATGGCATGTTAACAGCTCTTAACAGTGGTCAGATTGATATGGCTGGTTATTCTATTGAAAAAGATAGTAAAAATGCCAAAAAATTCCTCTACACAGATTCTCACAAGTATTCATTTGGCTCAATGATTGTTCGTCAATCTGATGATTCAGGAATTAAGAGTTTGAATGACTTGAAAGGTAAAAAAGCTGCTGGTGCTTCAACGACATCATATATGAAAGTTGCGAAAAAATACGGAGCAGAATTAGTTATTTATGACAATGTGACAAATGACGTTTACCTTCAAGACGTTGCAAATGGTCGTACAGATGTTATCTTAAACGATTTCTACCTACAATCAATGGCATCAAAAGCTTTACCAGAAATTCCGGTTAAGGTCTTAAAAGATGTTTATTACAACCCTTCTGAATCAAACTTTGCCATTAAATTAGGCAATAGTGAGTTGCAAAAGAAAGTAAATGATACCATTAAAGAAATGAAAAAAGATGGCACTCTAACAAAACTTTCTGAACAATTCTTTGCAGGTCAAGATGTTTCTAAAGAGAAAAAATACAACTTCAAAAAGGTTGACGTTTCAGATATTGAATAATCACGGAGGAAAATAGCAGATGGCATTCATTGATTTTAGTCTGATTCAAAGAAGCTTTATCTATGTGATTTCAGGCTTGCCTTATACACTTGGTATTGCCACACTAAGTTTTACGACGGGGCTATTTTTGGGAATCATACTTGCTATTTTGGGACGTTCTCAATCTAAAATCATTAGGTCTTTGGTTAAATCTTATGTCTCTTTGATGCGTGGGATTCCCATGATTGTTGTCTTGTTTATGCTTTATTTTGGCCTCCCTTACTATGGTATTCAGTTACCAGCACTCTTATGTGCTTATATTGGTTTTAGTTCGGTGAGTTCAGCTTACATCTCTGAAATTTTTCGTTCCTCTATTGAGGCAGTTGATGCTGGACAATGGGAAGCAGCAAAAGCATTGGGCCTTCCAAAGTCAAGTATCATCAAAAAAATTATTTTACCACAGGCTGTTCGTATTGCCATACCACCTCTTGGTAATGTAGTGGTTGATATGATTAAATCAACGTCGTTAGCTGCTATGATAACTGTTCCTGATATTTTCCAAAATGCCAAAATTGTTGGTGGTAGAGAATGGGATTATATGTCTATGTATGTTTTGGTGGCTTTGATTTATTGGACCTTATGTTTTGCTTTTGAGCATTTCCAAAGACAACTTGAAAATAAATTACGCTTATCTGTTTAATGTTGAAATGTTACCCTAGGAGATTTTTTTCCTAGGGTTTTTCGTTAGCATTTGTGGTAAAATAAGGGCAATAAGAATTAGGAATTAGCATTGCTTACGCGCAGCTAGAAAGGGTATTTTTATGGAACATTCAACATGGTATTTTAAGTTAAAAGAGGCATTACCAGAGGGGTATTTTTCTAAAATCAAAGTCTTTTTAGATGATGTTTACGCCAAAGGGATTATCTATCCTCCTCGAGAAAAAGCTTTTAATGCTTTGACAGCGACACCTTATGAAGACGTTAAGGTTTTGATATTAGGTCAAGATCCTTATCATGGCCCAAATCAAGCACAAGGCTTGTCTTTCTCGGTCCCAGAGAATGTCGTAGCTCCACCTTCTTTGCAAAATATTTTGAAAGAATTGACTGAGGATATAGGCCAGCGCCAAAAACATGATTTGACCTCTTGGACACAAGAAGGGGTAATGTTATTAAATGCTTGTTTAACTGTTCCAGAACACCAAGCCAATGCCCATGCAGGTCTTATTTGGGAGCCCTTTACTGATGCGATTATTAAGTTGCTCAATGACAAAGAAGAGCCGATTGTCTTTATTTTATGGGGTGGCTTTGCCCGTAAGAAAAAGAAATTAATCACCAATTCAAAGCATTGTGTGATTGAGTCTGCACATCCAAGTCCCTTATCTTCTTACAGGGGGTTCTTTGGCAGTAAACCATTTTCAAAAACAAATGCCTTTTTAGAAGCAAATGGGATTGAGCCAATTGATTGGTTAGCTTAAGAATAGCAAAGGGGAAACATGCTATTAATAAAAAATGGACGTGTTATTGACCCTAAATCTGGTTTTTATGGTGTGCGAGACATTTATATTAGAGAGGGGAACATTATTGAGATTTCTGAAGACATTCAAGC
Protein-coding sequences here:
- a CDS encoding transporter substrate-binding domain-containing protein, yielding MFKKLTLVFTLFASLLFLAACSSNKDNTSKAQWDAIQKKGEIKVATSGTLYPQSFHDKKSNDLTGYDVEIIKEVGKRLGLKISFTEMGVDGMLTALNSGQIDMAGYSIEKDSKNAKKFLYTDSHKYSFGSMIVRQSDDSGIKSLNDLKGKKAAGASTTSYMKVAKKYGAELVIYDNVTNDVYLQDVANGRTDVILNDFYLQSMASKALPEIPVKVLKDVYYNPSESNFAIKLGNSELQKKVNDTIKEMKKDGTLTKLSEQFFAGQDVSKEKKYNFKKVDVSDIE
- a CDS encoding amino acid ABC transporter permease, with amino-acid sequence MAFIDFSLIQRSFIYVISGLPYTLGIATLSFTTGLFLGIILAILGRSQSKIIRSLVKSYVSLMRGIPMIVVLFMLYFGLPYYGIQLPALLCAYIGFSSVSSAYISEIFRSSIEAVDAGQWEAAKALGLPKSSIIKKIILPQAVRIAIPPLGNVVVDMIKSTSLAAMITVPDIFQNAKIVGGREWDYMSMYVLVALIYWTLCFAFEHFQRQLENKLRLSV
- a CDS encoding uracil-DNA glycosylase, translated to MEHSTWYFKLKEALPEGYFSKIKVFLDDVYAKGIIYPPREKAFNALTATPYEDVKVLILGQDPYHGPNQAQGLSFSVPENVVAPPSLQNILKELTEDIGQRQKHDLTSWTQEGVMLLNACLTVPEHQANAHAGLIWEPFTDAIIKLLNDKEEPIVFILWGGFARKKKKLITNSKHCVIESAHPSPLSSYRGFFGSKPFSKTNAFLEANGIEPIDWLA